In Panicum virgatum strain AP13 chromosome 5K, P.virgatum_v5, whole genome shotgun sequence, the genomic window TCAATAGCAACAATTAGTCTCTAATAACATAATATAACTTAATGAGGGAAGGAAGAGGGAAAGAAACAGGGAAGAGAAGGGaagcagaggaagaggagggaagCAGCGCTGCAGAGGAGGCGGGAGGCATACCAGGCGGAAGGGGAAGTAGCCGACGGAGGCGCAGACAACAGCCGGGCGCAGCTGCCGACGGCCGATGGGGGCGCAGACTCGAGGCAGAGCAGGTGCTGCAGGgtgatggataagtctttgcTGGTTAGTCAGCATTGTACCACTGCAGCATCTCTTTGCTGCAGCACATGGTCCTTGAGGGACAGTCTGTACTGGTGGTCTggtggtctttgtggggctgctGCAGCATCTTTCCTTACTGCAGCACGTAGTGGTCTTGCTGCCCCTAGGACAGCATCTTAGAGGACAGCATATTTGACTGGTTAGTTTTAGCTTTTAGActagcatcttagactagttTGGCATGTGCCTTGGCTGCCTGCACCTGGCtgcctataaatatgtacccaccTCTCCCGTGGAGAgcatggctttgagtttgtgaatatgagaaaaccagaaaattgccccaagttcattgtcatcctctcagctcaatgagagttagaattgagcttctaacacaGGGCCCGCTCCGCGGCATGGGCGGCCGGCTGGTGGACTCGAGCAGAGGAGCAGCCAAGCCGCAAGCAGAGCTCGTGGTTCGCCCGCCGCCTGCTATCTTCCTCTCCCCTCGCCCGCACTCACGGTAAATGCCTCGCGCGGTCGATTTCCTGCGCGAGGAGCGTATTTGGGCAGACGCGCGGTCGATTTCCCGCGCCTATTGCTTTTCGCGCAGGCGTGCGTTCGATTTCGCGCGAGGCAGCGGTCCTTTTCGCGCCCTTGCCCCGCGATTCACTCGGCGTCTGCGGCGCAGCTGCAGGCGTCCGCCCAATGCCTATCTACGCCTACACGACGCCTAATTCGGTTAGGCGGACGCCATACATGCTGAGGTCGTGGCGACCCCGACGCCCAGGCCCTCCACcacgccttgtcgcctaggcgacgactCGAAAACAATGTTTCCTATATGTTTATGGTAATAAAATAATTGCTGCTGTTCAACACTGTAAAAAGACATCAAAGCTTGATCTTGAGCAGATTTTGATATCCAAAATAGCAAATACTAATCAAGCCCACAACTTTTGCTGGAGCAAAAAAATTTTTTCTTCCAATTTATATGATAAGAGTAAAGTAAAAACCAACCAGTAAAATGTGTAACTCACTTCCCTTTCTTTTCACAAAGAATATCACGGGCATGCAACAGAGTAAAAATTTACCTGTGAAATGAATGGTATCCTGATCCGTGTATATGGCTTAATAAGCTTGAGCAGGACTTGAGTTCTGATGTTCTTCAACAGGTCCTCAATATAGTTACGGATGAAAGGATCATCCATTATTGTCCTTCTATTACTCTGCCAAAATTCATTGACAAGTGTACTGAAAATGAAGAGCTGAAAACATTTAGAGAATAAAAAACTGAGCACCTAGGCATAAAGGCACACCTTTAGGATCTTTTCAAATTCCATGATGTCATTCTTCTGGTACGCTGCAATCAAGTTTGTCATTGCAAGGATTTCAGGATCATTTTTGTACCTGCAAACATTTTGAGTTTTCAGGGTGGTAGGAAAATCAGGGAACAAGATTTATGCAGGGATCATCGGATGTCTTACGGCTTGGCCTCTTGTCCATCAAAGGGATTCACTTCAGATTCCATCAACATATTGGCAAGGACGAGATATCTAAAAAAATCATATGCATCACAGTATGTCTCAAATGTATCTACTGATGAACTTAAGGTACAAGCCTAGGAGAGAAGTGCATAGGTTTGAATAAGTACTTGAGGCATTGAATTCTCCGCGGATTGCCTGCTTCATCGTAGTTCTTGAAAGCTTCAAAGAAATCAGTCGCAGCTTCTGCCCACTGCCTCTCAGCCATGTGCATCTTACCACCACATTCACGAATTATACCCATGATTCTTGGATGAGGTATTGCTGATTTGATTGAAAGAGCCCTCTGATACAATTCCTGCAGCAAAGATTCACTTTAGAATTCAGATAATCCATTTCAAGGAAACAGCAATCTAAAGCAGGATCCTTGCACCCGATTCACGTACTAAGCAAATAAATGGCATTGGACAAGAAAAAGCAAAAGGGTGCAAAACTGACGTATCAGTCTTGAGGGTTTAAGGCTACAAAAGCGGAAAAGAAGAGAAACTGTTTTATCTAATGAATGTGCTGGTGTGCATAACATATTACTATTACAATAGCTAAACATTGTCCCATAGATTGAGATAAAAGTTAGGTATTCAATCCAATTTCAGCTAAGCCTCCAAGAATTAGAGATAAAAATTAGTGTTCCATCCAATTTCAAAAAGCATAAGCATTAAATCAGCATGATAACGGCTATTCTTACAAGTTATTACAGCACTAATGCACTAGGATATATCCCTTAAGCTCAGAGTGAAGAATCCTTTTGTGGTGATAAAATATAAGTCAGTATGCAAGTGCATAacatccaacaactctaaaATTATTTGCTTTACAGGAGACAAACACAAGATAAAGAAATTAGAAGCCACGACAAAATGGAGAATAATAGAATAACAATTTTCAGAAACACAGCATCACACAACAATAATTTAAGATAAAATATTAGACAATAGTAAGCCATAACCCAAAGAAACACTTGCAAATATGCAAACATTTACCTTAAGCTTTTTATTATTCTTTGTTTCGGTGTACATTTGGATTTCAATAGCATAGACTTCCAAAAGCTGTGTGCCTTTCTTTTGGTCATCAGAACCATCTTCCCTTTGACAAGATTTATGCAGCTCCTTCAGTATCTGCCAGTAAGATAGCATGGATAATTTAATAATAAGGATTGCAATTATTACAATGAAGTGTATGACTAAAGAACTGATCCAAGGACCTTGCTCATGCGGCCATACTCCCCCATatcaaaccaaattttgcaAAGCTTCAGGTTTGTCTTGAACCATAATCTCTGCACCACAAACAATAAAAACTATAAAGAACCATTCAGCACATAAAATCTTAATCCACTTAATGCAATAAATCCAACCTCATTTTTTGCTTCTTCAAGAGCTTTCAGTGTTGTCTGGTAGAACTCTTGTAAAAGAGAAAAGTTCTGACTAGCAGATCCAGAAACAAAATCCATTATGTTGTTTATACATTTCTCACTGTAGTTTCGGGTCACAGCAGACTTTATGTATGTTAACATCTCCCTGTAGGCATCCATCATTTCTTTGTATTTCCCCAGCTTATAGTAAAGCTTGACAGTTTGCTTAAGAGCTTTAAATCCCCTACAAAGACAAAGTTACAGAGTAAAGAATAAGGCAAGGATAAAAATGACGGTAGAATAACAATAAATACAATTAATTTCACAAAGAATCGACTTTCTAACTTCACTAGAAATTTAGAACAAGGTGCAACACTTCATGAATCATGTTTTGACCAAGATTTACCCGCTATCGGCGTGGAACATGCTGAAACAGGGAAACTTTCAGGCAGTAGATCAATAAGCAACTAAGAAGATATTTCGCCAACCAGATAACTATAAAAACCATTCATTACCAGAGTTCCACTGGCACCTAAGCGATGTCAAGTCAGTTTCTACGTTTCAGCGTTTctttttctcccctttttttctttctcactATGGAGATATTTTTCATGCAACCAAAGTTAAACAGCTTGAGATTGAGGCAGCTCAAACTGATATAAAAAAAATGACCCACAACTAACCCAAATCCTCTACAACGAATATAAACGTGAGTTAAAGGAAGGTTTACACCCTGTTTTATAAGTCCTGACCATGTATCTGGTTCATCAGTCCATCCAGCCTAGTAAAATTTTTATTCTCGTAGTAACATGTGCACAGCCAAATATCAGCTTGCGCCATTCAGGTTACCATACATGTCTATGAGATTTACATTCTTCATCATGAAAAATCGGCAACAGACACTAAAATCATGAGGTAGGAACAGGTAGCACTCTGTATTGCTAAATATTAATTTGGCCCATAAGATATATTGGAAACATCCTGGTAAAGAGCATATGACATAAATATTCTATGGCTCCCCTTAGATCCTAAACTTCAGTTAGGCACAGGCCCTAAGTAAAGAGAATTTTAGTGAGCAGAAGTTTGCATATGTAAGTATCCAAAACATATCTGTATGTGAACATTTGAGATTCCTAAATCTTAATGATAACAGTTAGGTTAGAACCTATTTAGGTTGGGCTTAATCAGTATTCACCAAGATGGTCAATATGCTTTAGCGTTCATATTGCAACAGAAACAGCAAAAGCAAATGAATCAGAATAATGAATGTTGAAAAGGTTGAGTTAAAATTTACCATTCAGCCTTTTCTGGCTCCATTTTGACTACTTGATCAAAACCAGCAAGTGCACCCTCTGGGTCTGTCTCAACCATACCTGCAGAAAGGTAGTAATAGAATTTACAATTTTATTGTcctttacaaaaaaaatctcgtttaaaaaaatagaatttACAATTTTGTTGTCCTTTAAGTACTCAATCTATATACGCCTTGGTCTGATTCCATCTAGCTACTGTTCCATAAACCAAAAACAGGCAGGACACACAAGTACCTAACTTTTGACTTTTGAGTGCTACTATAGATGTAAGAGACTTATTGGGCTCATAGAAAACATACAGATAAAACCAATCAAATAAGTGTCTCAATAAAAAGAAATGATTGACAGAAATCTAAAGAATGTTTATGTTATAAAAATTGAAGGAATTCAGCTGGATCTATTGGTTACAAGAAACTGTAGAAAACATAGGGATCTGACTTCTTCAATCTCCGCATAGTGTACATTTATGATTAATAAACCTAGTGTTAGTGTTAAGCTAGCACTTGTATCTTACTTTATGCACTTTTTACTTTATCAGTAGGGGTGCCTTGGCTCTCAAGTTGATCATGAGATGTCTTGGCTCCCAAGAAGCTCTTTGCTTTATGCTAGTAGAGGCCCTGCTCTATATAAGCAGCTGCCATCCTTTGTAACCGTGAGACTTTACCTTTACCATTTCAATCAAGCAGCTATAAGCCAAGCTGCCCTCGTTGGGATCAGCTGAAATTGAGATGTGTCCTGGGTATCAATTGGCATCTAGAGCCTAGGTTAGACACCCTTCCCCTcagccgccgccacagccaTGTCCACCTCCAgcaagcgcgccgccgccgccgcagcagcagcgaaGGGCAAGGACGTTTCCGGATCCGGCCACGGTGAAGACCAGGCTCGGGAGGCCCGTCTTGCCGCCGcagaagcagcggccgcgaagGCCGCGCAGGCAGCAGAGGCGGCTAAAGCCACCGCAGCCGCGGCCTTGCGCCAGGAGATCGAGGATGGCAAGCCGGCGGTCGATGGGTCGGAGCGCTTCCACACGCCGGAGCGTCGTCGACAATTCTCTCCGTCCCCAGAGCGGCGCCACAGGCGACGTGGTCGGTCGCCGGTGGTGCAGGTCTACCGCGACATCGGCGACGGGTGGCCCATGCTCACCCGCGCCAACTACCACGAGTGGAGCCTTCTCATGAAGGTGAAGCTTCAGGCGCGCTGACTCTGGGAGGCCGTCgcctacggcggcggcgtctacgATGATGATCGTCGGGCCTTGGAGGCCTTGTGCGCTGCGGTCTGGGAGGCGATCGCCACCAGGCGTCTCGATGGTGAGCGCGTCCGTCGCGCCACGCTGCAGCGGCTCCGCGGCGAGTGGGAAAGCCTCGCCTTTCAGCCCGGTGAGCAAATTGAGGACTTTGCTCTTCACCTGACACCTGGTTATTAAAACGACGTTTAAACGTCGTGAAAACGACGTTTTCACGAGAAAACGTTCTTGTGAAATCGACGTTTAAACGTTTAAACGTCCGTTTAAACGATAAAACGTCCATCGTTTCGTTAAAATCTACCCTCTATTCGTTTCGTCGTTTTATCGTTTTAATAACCCTAGCCTGACAAACCTGATGGAGCAGATGGCCATCAACAGCGACACCAACCTCGACGAAGAGCGCGCCGTGGAGAAATTTCTCCAGTGTGTGCCCAAGAAGTACGAGCAGCTTGTTCTCTCCATTGAGACGCTACTCGACTTCGGGCAGCTCACCATCGAGGACGTGACCGGCCGGCTCAAGGCGGCCCAGGACCGCGAGCGCGCGCCGGAGTCGGAGGCCGCCGACGGCAAGCTTCTCTACACCGCCGAGCAGTAGCGGGCCTTCGagaaggagggggagggagccgGACCATCCAAGGATCGCCGTCGACGTCCCCGCGGAGGCAAGAAGAACAAGCCCAAAGGCGGTGACCGTGACGGAGACCGTGGCGGCGCGGATCGCGGTGGAGGGGACAAGGTAGGCGCCACCGGCGGTGAACGCAGGGCGAACCGCAACGACACCTGCCTCAATTGCAACGGTGCCGGCCACTGGGCACGCGATTGCCCCCATCCCCGGCGTGATCGTGGTCGAGATCGTGGCAGCGCGGCGAACGTGGCGGAAGCAGAGGACGACCATGCTCTGTTCCTCGCGCATGGGTTCGTGGAGATGGACGCGGAGGCGTACAGCGGCAAGGTTCCTGCTTCATCCTTCTACGCCAAGAACGCCGACCTCGACCTCCACGAGCTGAAAGCCAGCGCCTTCCTCGACATCGGCTCCGGCGTCGGCGACAAGCTCGACGGCTGGTACCTCGATAGCAGCACAACCCACCATATGACTGGTCGCCGCGAGCTCTTCACCGA contains:
- the LOC120706557 gene encoding COP9 signalosome complex subunit 2 isoform X1 — its product is MGSDADMEDYGFEYSDEEPEEQDVDIENQYYNSKGMVETDPEGALAGFDQVVKMEPEKAEWGFKALKQTVKLYYKLGKYKEMMDAYREMLTYIKSAVTRNYSEKCINNIMDFVSGSASQNFSLLQEFYQTTLKALEEAKNERLWFKTNLKLCKIWFDMGEYGRMSKILKELHKSCQREDGSDDQKKGTQLLEVYAIEIQMYTETKNNKKLKELYQRALSIKSAIPHPRIMGIIRECGGKMHMAERQWAEAATDFFEAFKNYDEAGNPRRIQCLKYLVLANMLMESEVNPFDGQEAKPYKNDPEILAMTNLIAAYQKNDIMEFEKILKSNRRTIMDDPFIRNYIEDLLKNIRTQVLLKLIKPYTRIRIPFISQELNVPEKDVEQLLVSLILDNRIQGHIDQVNKLLERGDRSKGMRKYNAIDKWNSQLKSIYQTVSNRVG
- the LOC120706557 gene encoding COP9 signalosome complex subunit 2 isoform X2, giving the protein MGSDADMEDYGFEYSDEEPEEQDVDIENQYYNSKGMVETDPEGALAGFDQVVKMEPEKAEWGFKALKQTVKLYYKLGKYKEMMDAYREMLTYIKSAVTRNYSEKCINNIMDFVSGSASQNFSLLQEFYQTTLKALEEAKNERLWFKTNLKLCKIWFDMGEYGRMSKILKELHKSCQREDGSDDQKKGTQLLEVYAIEIQMYTETKNNKKLKELYQRALSIKSAIPHPRIMGIIRECGGKMHMAERQWAEAATDFFEAFKNYDEAGNPRRIQCLKYLVLANMLMESEVNPFDGQEAKPYKNDPEILAMTNLIAAYQKNDIMEFEKILKSNRRTIMDDPFIRNYIEDLLKNIRTQVLLKLIKPYTRIRIPFISQHLLCLESAPPSAVGSCARLLSAPPSATSPSAWYASRLLCSAASLLFLCFPSLPCFFPSSFPH